A stretch of Aedes aegypti strain LVP_AGWG chromosome 2, AaegL5.0 Primary Assembly, whole genome shotgun sequence DNA encodes these proteins:
- the LOC5571868 gene encoding uncharacterized protein C7orf50 homolog, which yields MGKKKLKSSEDPSEKQDQDAIETNDEKPKPKSKKEKRKTPSDPTSDEVLNDGSAPKQSKLDEASNITAGTTIDKALLVNPALKLNKKTKRAKKREKHAKNVDEQKQKAKNREKEECRQYLQTWNDSREKWKFQKIKQVYIQKHVFDEDHLDGDIWPVVLEYLSGTKGPGRENLTKRAEEVIRELDRQAKDSGDDSLLEGSKYQRARELLQHLG from the exons ATGGGCAAAAAGAAACTGAAATCCTCTGAAGATCCCTCTGAAAAACAAGATCAAGATGCGATAGAAACGAACGATGAGAAGCCAAAACCAAAATCGAAAAAAG AAAAACGGAAAACTCCCTCGGACCCTACTAGCGATGAAGTTCTAAACGATGGATCAGCTCCAAAACAATCTAAACTCGACGAAGCTTCCAATATCACAGCCGGAACGACCATCGATAAAGCCCTGCTGGTAAATCCGGCCCTTAAGCTGAACAAAAAGACCAAACGGGCCAAAAAGCGCGAAAAACACGCCAAAAATGTGGACGAGCAGAAGCAAAAGGCGAAGAACCGCGAGAAAGAGGAATGCCGCCAGTATTTGCAGACCTGGAACGACAGTCGGGAAAAGTGGAAGTTCCAGAAGATCAAACAGGTCTACATCCAGAAGCACGTGTTCGACGAGGACCACCTGGACGGGGACATTTGGCCGGTGGTGCTGGAGTATCTTTCGGGTACGAAGGGACCTGGACGGGAAAATTTGACCAAACGGGCCGAGGAAGTTATCCGAGAGCTGGACCGACAGGCTAAGGATAGTGGGGATGATTCGCTGCTGGAGGGAAGTAAATATCAGCGGGCTCGAGAGTTGCTCCAGCATTTGGGTTGA
- the LOC5571869 gene encoding thioredoxin, mitochondrial translates to MNSVTKLISFRGATVGRRLLAGGFQQQQSHLSTGQPRFCVFKIQSPQEFQEKVKASKDPIIVDFFATWCGPCRMLTPRIESIVGEQKGKVKLAKVDIDEHTDLALDYEVASVPVLLAIRNGKVEQRLVGLQDTDKLRNWVEKVVKNEK, encoded by the exons ATGAACTCCGTCACGAAACTGATCTCGTTCCGTGGGGCAACCGTGGGAAGAAGGTTGCTAGCCGGAGGATTCCAGCAGCAGCAGAGCCACCTCAGCACCGGTCAGCCGCGGTTCTGCGTGTTCAAGATCCAAAGTCCGCAGGAGTTCCAGGAGAAGGTCAAGGCCAGCAAGGATCCCATCATTGTGGACTTTTTTGCGAC TTGGTGTGGTCCCTGCCGGATGTTGACTCCCCGAATTGAATCGATTGTGGGCGAACAGAAGGGAAAGGTCAAGCTGGCCAAGGTGGACATCGACGAGCACACCGATCTGGCACTGGACTACGAGGTGGCCTCCGTCCCGGTCCTGCTTGCGATCCGCAATGGAAAGGTTGAACAGCGCCTGGTCGGGCTGCAGGACACGGACAAGCTGCGAAATTGGGTCGAGAAGGTCGTGAAGAACGAAAAGTAA